A genomic stretch from Chitinophaga lutea includes:
- the lysA gene encoding diaminopimelate decarboxylase: MAKQSDVLSADFLVKVAEEFGTPVYVYHAEKIKTQYEKLKNAFSKADARFFYACKALTNINVLRYINSIGCGLDTVSIQEVQLGLKAGFDPKNIIFTPNCVDLSEIIAAKDLGVNINIDNISILEQFGNRFGGSYPICIRLNPHIMAGGNFKISTGHVDSKFGISIHQIRHIERIIKSTKLKVTGLHMHTGSEIKDVDVFLRGVEIMFELTEHFPDLEFIDLGSGFKVAYQQGDPETDIDLLGKKLTDAFNGFAKSYKRPLQLWFEPGKFLVSQCGYFVVKANVIKQTTATVFVGVNSGFNHLIRPMFYDSFHLIKNISNPKGIDRIYTVVGNICETDTFGWDRKINEVREGDYLVFYNAGAYGFEMSSNFNSRLKPAEVLVKNGKPHLIRKRDTLEDLLKNQVEIPM, from the coding sequence ATGGCTAAACAAAGCGATGTTCTCAGCGCCGATTTCCTGGTGAAAGTGGCAGAAGAGTTTGGTACCCCGGTTTATGTGTACCATGCCGAAAAGATCAAAACCCAGTACGAGAAGTTAAAGAATGCCTTCAGCAAGGCGGACGCACGCTTTTTTTACGCCTGTAAAGCGCTCACGAACATCAACGTGCTGCGTTATATCAATTCCATCGGATGCGGGCTCGATACAGTGTCTATCCAGGAGGTGCAACTGGGCCTCAAGGCCGGCTTCGATCCGAAGAACATCATTTTCACTCCCAACTGCGTAGACCTCAGCGAGATCATCGCGGCCAAAGACCTGGGCGTGAACATCAATATCGACAACATTTCCATCCTGGAACAGTTCGGCAACAGGTTCGGGGGCAGCTATCCCATCTGCATCCGCCTGAACCCGCACATCATGGCCGGGGGGAACTTCAAAATATCCACCGGGCACGTAGACAGCAAGTTCGGTATTTCAATCCACCAGATCCGCCACATCGAGCGCATCATCAAATCCACCAAACTTAAGGTGACGGGCCTGCACATGCACACCGGTTCCGAGATCAAGGATGTGGACGTTTTCCTGCGCGGCGTGGAGATCATGTTCGAGCTCACCGAGCATTTTCCCGACCTTGAGTTCATCGACCTCGGCAGCGGCTTCAAAGTGGCCTACCAGCAGGGCGATCCTGAAACGGACATCGACCTGCTCGGTAAAAAACTCACCGATGCGTTCAACGGTTTTGCGAAATCTTACAAACGCCCGCTGCAGCTTTGGTTTGAGCCGGGCAAGTTCCTGGTGAGCCAGTGCGGTTATTTTGTGGTGAAAGCCAACGTGATCAAACAAACCACCGCTACCGTATTCGTAGGGGTGAATTCAGGTTTTAACCACCTGATCCGCCCGATGTTTTACGATTCATTCCATCTCATCAAAAATATCTCCAATCCCAAGGGCATTGACCGCATCTACACGGTAGTGGGGAATATCTGCGAAACCGACACTTTCGGCTGGGACCGCAAGATCAACGAAGTGCGGGAAGGCGACTACCTGGTGTTTTACAACGCCGGCGCCTATGGCTTTGAAATGTCGAGCAACTTCAACTCCCGCCTGAAGCCGGCAGAAGTGCTGGTGAAAAACGGGAAGCCCCACCTGATCCGCAAACGCGATACACTCGAGGATTTGCTGAAAAACCAGGTGGAAATCCCGATGTAG
- a CDS encoding DUF3267 domain-containing protein, which translates to MEALMQSLQEKGYEPLARYGFRELVIPLREGLQTKTIYIRLFWFFFLLGCVAAGVFAGWGIGSGALKFGAFCGWLLLGIPATFLLVPLHEMVHGLMFRWYGARDVRYGVIWRYLMFYAVAHAYVVHYRQFRYIAMAPFAVISLLCAAVFPFVATGWQALLLGLYCFHTLCCAGDFGLCAYFYKYRERKPVSFDDADNGISYFYALPEPSHMENA; encoded by the coding sequence ATGGAGGCGCTGATGCAATCGTTGCAGGAAAAGGGGTACGAGCCGCTGGCCCGGTATGGGTTCCGTGAGCTGGTCATCCCCCTGCGGGAAGGGCTGCAGACCAAAACTATTTACATTCGTTTATTCTGGTTCTTTTTTCTGCTGGGCTGCGTTGCCGCCGGCGTTTTCGCCGGGTGGGGCATCGGTTCCGGGGCATTGAAGTTCGGCGCTTTCTGCGGCTGGCTGCTGCTGGGGATTCCCGCCACCTTCCTGCTGGTACCGCTGCACGAAATGGTGCACGGCCTCATGTTCCGCTGGTACGGCGCCCGCGATGTGCGCTACGGCGTGATCTGGCGCTACCTGATGTTTTATGCCGTGGCACACGCCTACGTAGTGCATTACCGGCAGTTCCGATACATCGCCATGGCCCCGTTCGCGGTTATTTCACTGCTGTGCGCGGCTGTTTTTCCCTTTGTGGCGACCGGCTGGCAGGCCCTGCTGCTGGGGCTCTACTGCTTCCATACCCTGTGCTGCGCCGGTGATTTTGGGCTCTGCGCCTACTTTTACAAATACCGGGAACGGAAGCCCGTCAGTTTCGACGATGCGGACAACGGCATTTCCTATTTTTATGCCCTTCCT